CGTAACTCGCCTTGTGATGCGCTAGAATGCGCGCAGTTTTTCGTACTGGAGCACCGATGGTTCACTATCTCTACTCGTTTGTCTTTCGGCTGATCCTGCCCTTTTTGCTGATTCGCTTGTGGTGGATCGGTCGTCGCTCTCCGGAGTTGCTGGCCCACTGGCAGGACCGGCTCGGGCTGATTCCGGACACAGGCAAGCCAGTGATCTGGGTACACGCGGTGTCCGTCGGGGAGACTATCGCCGCGGCCCCCCTGGTCAAGGCATTGTTGGCCCGCCGCCCGCACGCTAATATCCTGATGACCGCGATGACGGCCACAGGGCGTGCCCGGGCAAAAGCGCTTTTCGGAGACGCGGTGACCTATGCCTATTCCCCCTACGACTCGCCTGGGTCGGTCAGGCGTTTTCTGAAACGGGCCCATCCCCAGGCGCTGGTCGTTATGGAAACCGAACTCTGGCCCAACATGATTAGCCGGACAGCTGCCGCGGGTGTGCCGATCTTCCTGATCAATGCGCGGCTCTCCGAACGTTCGGCCAGGGGCTACCAGCGGGTCAGCGGACTGGTTCGGTCACTCCTGGGCAAGCTCAACTGGATTGCTGCCCAGGCAGACAGCGACGCACGGCGATTCGTTGCCATCGGCGCTGCTGAGGATCAGGTCTCGGTGACCGGCAGTATCAAGTTCGATGTGGATGTGACCGATGCACTGCGGGCCGATGCCAGGGCGCTACGTTCGCAACTGGGGCGTGAACGCCGGGTCTGGATCGCCGCCAGTACGCACGAGGGCGAAGATCAGCAAATTCTCGATGCTCACAGCGACATCCTGCAAAAACATCCAGACGCTCTGCTCATCCTGGTTCCCCGTCATCCGGAACGCTTTGACGACGTTGCTGCATTGGTACGTCAGCAAGGACTCAGTATGCTGCGTCGATCCGCAGACAAGGCCAGCGATGCCAGCCAGGTATACCTTGGCGACACCATGGGCGAGCTTATGATGCTCTATGGCGTGGCCGATCTGGCCTTCGTCGGTGGTTCGCTCATCGAGCGCGGTGGTCATAATCCGCTAGAGCCCGCTGCTTGGGCGATGCCGGTGGCCACCGGGCCGCACGTGTTCAATTTTGCGGATATCTACGAGCGGCTCGATCGTGGAGGCGGGGTGGTAAAAGCCCTCGATGCGTCGACCCTTGCCGCCGCGGTTAACCAGTGTTTCGACGACCCGGAGCGAGCCGGAACGCTAGGCAGGAACGCACTGGCAGTCGTGGATGCCAATCGGGGTGCGCTTGAGCGCGTAGTGGACGGCATCCTGCAGAAGCTGGACTAGTAGAGCTTCTGCAGGATGAGGCGTTGCTTGGAAGAATGATTGGGTTGATCAGGGAGCCGACTGCAGAGGGTTCTCAGTGGTTTCGTCGGTAGCAATAGCCTCGATGCCGGGAGCCGATGAGCTCAACCAACGGTTGAGGTCGACCAGATCCTGTGGGCTTAGGGTTCCGGCAACCAGCTTCAGGTTAAGGGTATTCACCACATAGTCGTAGCGGGCGTTCGCGTAGTCTCTGAGGGAAATGTAGTAGTTACGTTCGGCGTCCAGCACTTCCACGATATTCCGGGTGCCTACCTGATAGCCCGCGCGGGTTGCGTCCAGGGCACTGCGCCGTGAGACGATCGATTGCCGTTGGGCGGTAACAGTTTCGATGTTCGTATTGACCGTCCGATAGAAGCTGCGGGCATTGACGCTGACGTCGCGGCGCACCGTATTGAGGTTCTGGTCTGCCACTTCCACCTGGGCCCGCTGCTGGCGAATCTCGGCCTGGGTGCCATGACCTTCGTAAAGTGGAACGTTCAGTCTCAGCGCCACCACGCCCTCGGTGGTCGTGCCATCCCGGTTGGTTTGCAAGGGTGAGGTCTGGCCCACACCGTCCAGCCGGGTATTGCCATAGCTGGCGCTCAGGTCGAGCGTGGGCAAATGTCCTGATTTGGCCGCATCCAGGAGAGATCGGCTGGCGTCCAGGTCATACGCTGCGCCCTGAATGCGCCAATTCTGCTGTAACGCAATATTTTCCCAGGCGCTGGGGTCCATTGGCTGTGGGCGTGTCAGCGGGAAGTCCTGCTCCAGGTTCTGCAAATCGTCGACGTTCTCACCAATCAGGCGACTCAGTTGCTCCCGGGCAATGTCGAGGTCATTCTCCGCGGCAATACGTTCACTCTTGGTCGAGTCGTAACTGGCTCGCGCTTCGTAGACTTCGGTGATCGCTATCAGGCCAACTTCATAACGCTCCCGGGCCTGATCGTATTGACGCTCGAAGGCGGCTTCGGCGGCGCGAACGGTGGTCAGGTTGTCTTCCGCGCGCAGGACATCGAAGTACGCCGTAGCCACATCCAGAATCAGTTGCTGTTGGGCCAGGCTATAGTCGGCCCGTGCGCTCTGGCTCTGGAACTGGCTGGCGTCGAAGTTGAACCAGATTTCCGGCCGGAATAGCGGTTGGGCAAGTTCCAGACCATAGCTGTAGGTCTTGTAGGAGTCTTCACGACCCGGGCCGTCGGCGTCCGTATGTCTGGCGTCGCCAAACGCGCTGAGTTGCGGCAGGAGCTGACTGCGGACCACGTTGATATTGGCCTGCTGGGATTCGTAGGAGGCCCGGGCGGCGGCAATGCCAGAATCATAGGCCAGCGCCTTTTCGTAAGCCCCGATCAGGTCGATGGCCAGGGCGGGTTGGGCGACCAGAAGTCCGACCAGTCCGGAAAGCACAGATTTCTTCATGGATTCTCCTGCCTGCGATGATGACACCTCGTCCGGAGGTGCTGGGGAGCCGGGACATTATGGACAATAATCCATCTGATCTCTACACTTGCAAAAGTCACCGATGTAACAGGCTCGAAGCCGCGCTGTCAGGCGGTTGGAGGGAGGTCCTGGCCGTCATCGTGTGGCAACGAATAACGCGTCTTGACGGGGTGCTGGCGAAGGCCGGCTGAGATTGCAGAAGCAAAACCCGCGAACCTGATCCGGTTAGTACCGGCGTAGGGATTTGAGACAAGCTTTTCTTGACCGGCAGTGGCGCAATTCCCACCAGCCGTTCGGCTCCTGGCCGTAACCTCGTCAAACGCGCCCCGTCCACCCTGGACACCATTTCCGTCGATCTCCTGCCCATATTTGCATGGCATCAGGGAGGGGGATCGAACGATAAGAGGGACGCTTTATGACGACCGAACCGATTTCTTTTCTCAAGGACGCAGCCGAAGTCGATCAGGCCGCGGTCCAGCCACTCCCCAGTTCCCGCAAGATCTACGTAACCGGCAGCCGGCCGGACCTGCGTGTGCCCATGCGTGAGATCCGCCTGAGTGACAGCAACACGGAGCAGGGGCCACAGCCCAACGCGCCGCTTGTGGTTTACGACACCTCCGGTCCCTACACCGATCCCGCCGCGAGCATCGACCTACGTAAAGGACTCTCGCCGGTTCGTGATGCGTGGATTCATGAGCGTGAGGACACCGAAACCCTTGCAGGTTATACCTCCGAGTTCACCCGGCGGCGCCTGCGCGACCCGGCACTGGATATCCTGCGCTTCGAGGATCACCGCAAGCCACTGCGGGCCAAGCCGGGCCGGAACGTCAGCCAGATGCATTATGCCAGGCAGGGCATTGTCACGCCGGAAATGGAGTTCGTCGCGATCCGGGAGAACCTCAAACTGCAGGAGGCCCGGGAACTGGGGTGGCTGGACGGTCAGCATCCAGGTCAATCCCATGGCGCGTCGATTCCCCTGGAAATCACGCCTGAGTTTGTGCGGGATGAAGTGGCACGAGGCCGCGCAATCATTCCCGCCAACATCAATCATCCGGAACTGGAGCCCATGATTATCGGCCGTAACTTCCTGGTGAAGATCAACGGAAATATCGGTAACTCGGCTGTCAGTTCGTCCATCGAGGAAGAAGTCGAGAAGCTCACCTGGGGGATCCGTTGGGGCTCGGATACGGTCATGGACCTCTCCACTGGCAAGAATATCCACGAGACCCGGGAGTGGATTATCCGCAATTCTCCCGTCCCGATTGGTACGGTGCCGATTTACCAGGCGCTGGAAAAAGTGAACGGCGTGGCTGAGGACCTGACCTGGGATATCTTCCGGGATACGCTGATCGAACAGGCGGAGCAGGGCGTCGATTACTTCACTATCCATGCCGGCGTGCGCCTGCACCACGTGCCGCTGACTGCCAATCGGGTGACCGGTATCGTTTCCCGGGGCGGATCCATCATGGCCAAGTGGTGCCTTGCCCACCACACCGAGAGCTTTCTCTACACGCATTTCGAAGACATCTGCGAGATCATGAAAGCCTATGATGTCTCGTTCAGTCTGGGGGATGGCCTGCGTCCAGGGTGTGTCGCGGACGCGAACGATGCGGCGCAATTTGGCGAACTCGAAACGCTCGGTGAACTTACGCAAATTGCGTGGGAGCACGACGTTCAGGTGATGATCGAGGGGCCGGGACATGTGCCCATGCACCTGGTCAAGGAGAACATGGATAAGCAACTGGAGTGCTGCGAAGAAGCGCCCTTCTATACGCTCGGCCCGTTGGTCACCGATATAGCCCCCGGTTACGATCACATCACGTCGGGGATTGGTGCTGCGATGATCGGCTGGTACGGCTGCGCCATGCTCTGTTACGTCACGCCCAAGGAACATTTGGGGCTGCCGAACAAGGACGACGTCAAGACCGGCATCATTACCTACAAGATTGCCGCCCATGCAGCCGATCTCGCTAAAGGGCACCCCGGCGCCCAACTGCGGGACGACGCGCTTTCTCGGGCCCGTTTCGAATTCCGATGGGAGGATCAGTTCAACCTCGGTCTCGATCCGGACACCGCGAGGGCCTATCACGACCAAACGCTGCCCAAGGATTCCGCCAAGGTGGCGCATTTCTGTTCCATGTGCGGCCCCAAGTTCTGTTCCATGCAGATCACGCAAGAGGTGAGGGAGTATGCCCGGGAACATGGCATGGAAACCCAGGAAGCGCTGAACCGGGGAATGCAGGAAAAGTCGGAGCAGTTCACGCGCGCAGGTGCCCGGATTTACGACAAAATCTAGCCTGAACTCCTTCCTGCATCGTGCCTGTCGTCAGGCGGGGGACTTGAAATTGCAGTCTCCCGCCTTCTATTGTTCTGCTTCACTTAAAGTAAGCAGGACGGCCCATGTCTGATAAACCAGCTCCATTCCAGTTTTCCGAAAAGGACGTCAGGATTGAGAATCGGGAGACCCTGTATGATGGGTTTTTCGGCATGGAGCGACTGCGGCTGAGTCATGCCCGGTTTGCCGGTGGCTATACGGAAACCTTTGATCGCGAAATGTTCGTTCGCGGTGACGCGACCTGTGTCCTGCCCTACGATCCGCAACGCGACGAGGTCGTTCTGCTGGAACAGTTTCGCCCAGGCGCGCTGGGTCGGGATCAGTCGCCCTGGTTGTTAGAGCTGGTCGCTGGCATGAACGAAGCTGGAGAGAGCCCAGAGGATGTGGCGCATCGTGAGGCTGAAGAAGAAGCCGGCTTGGAATTCAGGCGACTGGAGAGGATCTGCAGTTATCTGGTATCACCGGGTGGCACCACGGAAATGGTGTCGCTGTATTGTGGGCATGTCAGCACCGAAGGTGCCGGCGGCCTGTATGGCATTGAAGCCGAGCATGAAGATATTCGCGCGCATGTAATGGCGGCTGATGAGGCTTTGCGTATGATAGCGGATGGGCGGATCAATAACGCCGCCGCAATCATCGCGCTGCAATGGCTTACCCTACAGCGGGCGCGACTCCAAGAAGAGTGGGTTTGATGCAGAAGCGTGTGGTGCAGAAGAAATCAGAAGAGATGCCGGTATGGCGGAAGAAAGCCTATGTGCCCGATTTGAGGCGCTTCGGCGCGCTATGCGAGGCGAACTATGGGCGCATCCGGCGGCTGCGCCTATTGGCGGAAGGACGTACCGAGGTGGCCGAGTTTGAACTGCAGGATGGTGAGGCCTACTTCGGCCGTGTCCGGATCGAGCAACTCCAGCAATCCCGTTTCACCGAAACCCTGTTGCTCGAACAGGTGCATAATGCAGGCCGCTGGCTGAACAATCCGCAGCTGACCGTTCGCGTCTATCACGATGCGGGGCTGGCGGAGGTGATCAGCTGCTATCGCAATCGCCGTATCGAGGCCATCAACGACTATCCCAACCGATTTATGCATCACCCGGATGAAAAGACCCAGGTGAATGCCTTCCTGGCAGACTGGTTGAGTTTCTGTCTGCGCTTCGGTCACGTTCCGGCAGAGCGAATCGCCTGGCCGGTGGCCGAATAGCCGCCGAGGCAAAAATAGGCTCTTCTCCAGACCCGTCGCCAAATGTGACAGTGTTTCAGGAAAAAATTTTGGCAATCCACTAGTATTCTCCAAGACGTTTATGTTTTACCGTTAATGAATATCATTCGTCCTGGAGTCCTGGCCCGCTCATGCCTTCCCCGGTTTCACCTGAAAATATCGCCACTCGCGCGCCGTCACTGCGCATCCTGCAGTTGACCGACCCGCACCTGATGGCCGATCCTGAGGGTACCCTGCTGGGCATGAATACCCGGGAAAGCCTGGATGCG
The window above is part of the Marinobacter nanhaiticus D15-8W genome. Proteins encoded here:
- the waaA gene encoding lipid IV(A) 3-deoxy-D-manno-octulosonic acid transferase codes for the protein MVHYLYSFVFRLILPFLLIRLWWIGRRSPELLAHWQDRLGLIPDTGKPVIWVHAVSVGETIAAAPLVKALLARRPHANILMTAMTATGRARAKALFGDAVTYAYSPYDSPGSVRRFLKRAHPQALVVMETELWPNMISRTAAAGVPIFLINARLSERSARGYQRVSGLVRSLLGKLNWIAAQADSDARRFVAIGAAEDQVSVTGSIKFDVDVTDALRADARALRSQLGRERRVWIAASTHEGEDQQILDAHSDILQKHPDALLILVPRHPERFDDVAALVRQQGLSMLRRSADKASDASQVYLGDTMGELMMLYGVADLAFVGGSLIERGGHNPLEPAAWAMPVATGPHVFNFADIYERLDRGGGVVKALDASTLAAAVNQCFDDPERAGTLGRNALAVVDANRGALERVVDGILQKLD
- a CDS encoding TolC family outer membrane protein gives rise to the protein MKKSVLSGLVGLLVAQPALAIDLIGAYEKALAYDSGIAAARASYESQQANINVVRSQLLPQLSAFGDARHTDADGPGREDSYKTYSYGLELAQPLFRPEIWFNFDASQFQSQSARADYSLAQQQLILDVATAYFDVLRAEDNLTTVRAAEAAFERQYDQARERYEVGLIAITEVYEARASYDSTKSERIAAENDLDIAREQLSRLIGENVDDLQNLEQDFPLTRPQPMDPSAWENIALQQNWRIQGAAYDLDASRSLLDAAKSGHLPTLDLSASYGNTRLDGVGQTSPLQTNRDGTTTEGVVALRLNVPLYEGHGTQAEIRQQRAQVEVADQNLNTVRRDVSVNARSFYRTVNTNIETVTAQRQSIVSRRSALDATRAGYQVGTRNIVEVLDAERNYYISLRDYANARYDYVVNTLNLKLVAGTLSPQDLVDLNRWLSSSAPGIEAIATDETTENPLQSAP
- the thiC gene encoding phosphomethylpyrimidine synthase ThiC, producing the protein MTTEPISFLKDAAEVDQAAVQPLPSSRKIYVTGSRPDLRVPMREIRLSDSNTEQGPQPNAPLVVYDTSGPYTDPAASIDLRKGLSPVRDAWIHEREDTETLAGYTSEFTRRRLRDPALDILRFEDHRKPLRAKPGRNVSQMHYARQGIVTPEMEFVAIRENLKLQEARELGWLDGQHPGQSHGASIPLEITPEFVRDEVARGRAIIPANINHPELEPMIIGRNFLVKINGNIGNSAVSSSIEEEVEKLTWGIRWGSDTVMDLSTGKNIHETREWIIRNSPVPIGTVPIYQALEKVNGVAEDLTWDIFRDTLIEQAEQGVDYFTIHAGVRLHHVPLTANRVTGIVSRGGSIMAKWCLAHHTESFLYTHFEDICEIMKAYDVSFSLGDGLRPGCVADANDAAQFGELETLGELTQIAWEHDVQVMIEGPGHVPMHLVKENMDKQLECCEEAPFYTLGPLVTDIAPGYDHITSGIGAAMIGWYGCAMLCYVTPKEHLGLPNKDDVKTGIITYKIAAHAADLAKGHPGAQLRDDALSRARFEFRWEDQFNLGLDPDTARAYHDQTLPKDSAKVAHFCSMCGPKFCSMQITQEVREYAREHGMETQEALNRGMQEKSEQFTRAGARIYDKI
- a CDS encoding NUDIX domain-containing protein, translating into MSDKPAPFQFSEKDVRIENRETLYDGFFGMERLRLSHARFAGGYTETFDREMFVRGDATCVLPYDPQRDEVVLLEQFRPGALGRDQSPWLLELVAGMNEAGESPEDVAHREAEEEAGLEFRRLERICSYLVSPGGTTEMVSLYCGHVSTEGAGGLYGIEAEHEDIRAHVMAADEALRMIADGRINNAAAIIALQWLTLQRARLQEEWV
- a CDS encoding DUF1249 domain-containing protein, with protein sequence MQKRVVQKKSEEMPVWRKKAYVPDLRRFGALCEANYGRIRRLRLLAEGRTEVAEFELQDGEAYFGRVRIEQLQQSRFTETLLLEQVHNAGRWLNNPQLTVRVYHDAGLAEVISCYRNRRIEAINDYPNRFMHHPDEKTQVNAFLADWLSFCLRFGHVPAERIAWPVAE